ATCCCAGAAACCACTTGTCGCTGCTCGCTCCCAAGATCTAATTGTAGTTTGATCAATTTATCTGCCTTTGGAACAGCTTCCGCATGGACTACCCGCGCAACACGCAAATCCACTTTTGTGAAATCGTCGATTTGAATAAAACTAACAACACCAGTCTCTTCAGAGTCCTTATCTTTTCCTGCCCCCACTGGCTCTTGCACTTGCAAAGACGCTACGTCTATGTCTTTCGTTACCTTGTCTTCATCCATACTGATATGCTCCTTATGCCCCGTCATGATTTGATCTAACATGTCTACTTCTGCCCGCACATCCAAGCGAGGGAAAATCGGCTCACCTTTTTGTGCCACTGTCCCACCTGGCAATAGACCAAAGACCTTGGCGCTTTGCCAAGTGGTGATCTCACCTTGTTCAATCCCCATCTGATTCCACATTTTTTGAGGAGTTTTCGGCATAAATGGCTGTAACAACACACTGATAATGCGAAGAGCCTCAAACACAGTATAGAGAACTGTAGACAGGCGCTCTGTTTCTCCTTTTTTGGATAAAGCCCAAGGAGCAGTTTCATCAATGTACCGATTGCCACGCCGCACGATATTCCACACCGCTGTTAAGGCGAGGGAAAAGTCATAGCGATCTAATGCCGTTTCAACCTGTGTAACCGTTTCTTTAGCAAGCAAAGCAAATTCTTCTTCAAGTGCAGTAAGCGGCCCAGATGATGGAATAACGCCTTGACAAAACTGTCCTAACATAGAGAGTGAGCGATGTAACAAATTGCCTAAATCATTGGCTAAATCAAAGTTTAGCCGCTCCATTAATGCTTCTGTAGTGAATACCCCATCTTGTCCAAACGGAATTTCACGCAACAAAAAATAACGGAGAGCATCAGACCCATAGCGATCGATTAAAATATTTGGATCGATGACATTGCCTTTAGATTTTGACATTTTACCATCTTTCATCAAGAGCCATCCATGTGCAACAATCTGCTTAGGCAATGGCAAGTCCAGAGCCATGAGAAAAATCGGCCAATAGATGGCATGAAAACGGACTATTTCCTTCGCCATCACATGGACGTTCGCAGGCCAATACCGCATAAATCGTTCTTCCATCGCCGCATCATCCGATTGATACCCTAATGCAGTAATATAATTGGTCAGGGCATCTAACCACACATATACTACGTGTTGAGGATCCTCATTAACTGGAATACCCCAGCTAAAACTGGTTCGAGATACGCAAAGATCTTCTAATCCTGGTTGTAGAAAATTATTGATCATTTCATGTTTTCGCGATTCAGGCAAAATAAACTCAGGATGTGCCTCGTAATAAGCAAGTAAGCGATCTGCATACTTACTCATCCGAAAGAAGTAACTCGGCTCACGCACTAATTCAACTTCCCGCCCGCAATCCGGGCAATGCCCATCTTTTAATTGGCGCTCTGTCCAAAATGACTCGCATGGAGTACAGTACCAGCCTTCGTATTCTCCTAAATAGATATCCTCTTGTTCCACAAGACGAGCAAAAATCTTTTGCACGATCTTTTTGTGACGCGGTTCTGTTGTGCGAATGAAATCGTCATAAGAGATATCAAGGCGTCCCCACAATGCTTGAATCCAATCGATTATCTCATCGATATACGTCTGTGGATCTTTTCCTGCATCTTGTGCTTTGCGCTGTATTTTTTGTCCATGCTCGTCCGTGCCGGTTAGATAAAAAACATCATATCCCTGCAAGCGCTTATAGCGTGCAAGCGTATCTGCAACGGTCGTGGAATAAGCATGTCCGATATGTAGTTTGTCATTTGGATAATAGATAGGGGTAGTAATATAAAAGGTTGGCTCGCTCACGTCATAATCCTCCGTTTTCATCAAGTGATCTTGGCACTCAATCGATGCGCCTTATCCCTTGAATGACCAAATGTTTCTTGCCGATCATCGTATCAATAAAAAAGGTCGACTGTCAATTCGAACACTCCATCTACTTTTTAAAAAGAAGAAAAGATGAACTCCCCTGAAAATTTCTTTACTTGCTCAGCAGTGGAGTTCACCTTCCCTAGATCTATTTTTACACTTACCTCGGAGCAGGGCGCGTCGTCCGCATCGACTGCGGTACTCGTTTAGGTCGCGGATGCAGCGCATGTTGGAGTTTGGTTAACGCTCGCGCTTCAATTCGCGATACATACGATCGCGAGATGCCCATCTGTTCCGCTATTTGATTTTGCGTCCATTCCACTCCATCGATCAGTCCATATCGCAAACAAACCACTTTACGTTCTCGTACATCTAAGATAGGCAAAAACGAACGTAGCCGTTCCTCCTCTAACCGTTCCCCCACAAACTGCTCAAGTTCATCAGAATCTGATCCAAGAACATCACGTAGAGTAAGGTCATTACCTTCTTTATCTGTACCGATCGACTCATCCATTGAAATATCACGACTTGATTTCTTTCTAGAACGCAGGTGCATGAGCATTTCATTTTCAATACAGCGTGCTGCATACGTTGCAAACTTTGTCCCTGCATCTTGTCGAAAACTTTTAACCGCTTTAATTAATCCGATCGTACCAAGTGAAATCATATCATCTTCATCGACACCTGAATCGCGAAACTTTTTGGCAATGTAGGCCACAAGCCGTAAGTTGTGTTCAATCAAACGATTGTAAGCCGCTTCATTCCCCTGTTGCAATTGCAAAAGACACTCTTTCTCATCCTGTTCATTAAGCGGTTGCGGAAAAGCCTGGTTTTTTACATAGGAAACGAGTGACACCGTTTCCTTCACACATAGGGTGATGAGTGAAATGATCTCTGGCACTCCATGTCCCTCCTGCTATCGTGGCGGCATCGAACCATCATACGCCATGGTAACTAGGAGTGTTCCATCCATTTGCCCATCTTTTAATCAAAAAAGTAAAAAAAACTATTGCATCCCTATGGTTGAAGTGGTAGACTTTCACTAGTAAATAAGTGGGTGAAGCTTAATAAAGTTTGCAAGTATGTGAACCACTTAGATACGCGGATCATGTTTACTTAGTTTGTATATTTACACTTTTAGAGGAGGAATATCACGATGATGAAGTCTACAGGTATTGTACGCAAAGTTGACGAATTAGGACGTGTCGTCATACCGATTGAACTGCGCCGCACCTTAAGTATTGGTGAGAAAGATGCTCTAGAAATCTACGTAGATGGCGATCGAATTGTTTTGAAAAAATATGAGCCTGCCTGTATCTTTTGCGGTCAAGCAGACCAGATCGTACATTTCAAAGGTAAAAATATTTGCCCTAGTTGCATCGCTGAAATGGGACAACAACAATAGTTTTTCTAACACCTTACCCATTCATCATTTACTTATGGTTCAATAGTATTTGATAGACATCCCGCCGCGATATGCTGCGGGCTTTTGCTACTTCCCGCATCGCTTCTTTTCTTGTCATACCTTTTGCAACTAGCTCTTCTACATGATCTGGTATCGTTAAAGATAATTTTTTGTCTATAAATTCATCATTCAATGGTACTTGATGACTCCACTGTGGATCAGCCTCTACAAGCACGACCATTTCACCGCGCTTTATCTCTTGTGGCAATAAGTGCTCATACTCTGATAAACGTCCCCTAACATATCGCTCATTTCGCTTGGTAAGCTCTTTTGCGATGACTACAGGACAGTCACCTAACCCTTCGTAAAGATCGGCCAACAATTTATCTATACGATGAGGTGCTTCATAAAATATAAATGTTTCAGTACGACCGCGCAGTTTTAAAATAATCTCAAGACGATCCTTATGATCTCTAGGTAAGAACCCATGAAATGAGAAACGTCCAGTCGATAGCCCAGATCCCACCAATGCTGTGATCACAGCGCTAGGTCCTGGTAAAACAACAAACGGCAAATCAGCTTCTATTAATTGTGCAATAAGATCGTATCCTGGATCAGACACGGCAGGCATACCAGCATCAGAAATCAGCGCACCAGATAACCCCGACTGTAAAAGGTCGATCACCGTGTCACCTGACGTTCGTATATTATGTTCATGATAGGAGAATAGGCGCTTTGGATGAATGTCGAAGTGCGTTAGCAATTTTCTGGAGTGTCGGGTGTCTTCTGCAGCAATAAAATCTACCTCTTGTAATATTCGTAATGCACGAAAAGTCATATCCTCAAGGTTTCCAATAGGAGTAGGCACAACGTATAGAGTCCCTGGAAGTACAGCTTGTTCCTTACTCATGTAGAATCATCCCTTGATCGTAGACTATCTGGTTTACACACGCTGTAAACTCTGTAAACAAAACAAACATTCCCCTTTGCGCAAACTGCCATAGTTCACATTGCAAATATGAAATCCATCCTCGTACAATTGGCCTAAATAACGGGCCGCTTCCCCATGTACGGGCGACTTCTCTTCCGCATAAAGATGTGCACGTTCTCGCAAATTTACATTTTCTAGTGCCAGTTGTCCGTTTTCCTCCATCAAATCGTTAATCAGCAACTTTAATTCACCAAGTTCCTGATAAAATTCTCCGATCCGATCTTGTAGTTGCTCGATCTGCCGCAACATGGCTTGTTTGTCGATCACGAGATTTCACTCCCCACTACCACAAGCATCACGCCAGTTCTCTCTGAATTCTAAGAACAACCGCCTCTAAAGCAGTGATCATCTGTACATGACTTGCCAATAGCTTACGTAAATTCCCTATCTCAAGTGCACAGCGAGCATACAGCGACACGCGATCACTCTGTGCCACCTTCTTTAATTGATCCGTTTGATTAGTAAAATACACGATCGGTGACGCACAAGTCACTGCGATAAGATCACGAAAATAGGCAATGAGTAAATCCACAACAGCATAGGATTCAGGTGGTGAGTAATTCATTTTGGCAAACCGTTCAGCAATTACATGCCACCCTTGCACTTCTTTTCTCGCCATAGATTGTCCCAATTCTAGCACTAGAGATACCGTATCAGCAAACCGAACCTCACTCTTCTCCTTGTCATCCCCATCGTCTACTTCGCTCCACAGAGTGAATAATGGATTTTTGGACATTTCAAAGACTGCAGCTGAATCTCGACGATCTATACGCAAAACCGCACAACGAGAGCGTAATGTGGGTAATATAGCCGATAACGATACTGTTAAAAACAAGAAAAGGCGATTGAGTCCCGGTTCTTCTACCCATTTCAAAATTGCGTTAGTAGCCTCTGGAGTTAACTTATGCGCATCTTCTATTACAATGATACGCATTTTCACGCCGTTTGCTTTTCTCGTATCTGCAGATAACGCGGTGCGCATCTGCGCTATTTTCAATGAGGCTCCATCTGGCCTTATCCAGTAAACGCCCATATGATTATCTGAATTCAAGCGCAAACAATCATCGCATACTCCACACGCCTCACCTTCTGGCGTGATATGTTCACAAAATAACATATGAGTCATTTGTTTTGCTGTTTCTACGAGAAGTGAGGAATGTTCTCCAAGTAAAAGATAGGCATGCCCTAGGCGATTCACATCGTATAAGTAACGCATTCTCTTAGCTGTTTCACTTATAAGCATATCTACTAAAGCCTCATTCCTTACAGATGCAAACTGATAAGTAAACCCTTAATTTCACCCACAATTTTCAGAAGATCTATGGACCCTTGTTGCTGATGAAGAACTTGTTCCATGAGCTCGATCAGTTGTTGGTTGATTTGTTCTACTTGTAAAAACACCTTCTGTTTACCTTGTCGACCTCTTGTTTTTGCTTCATGAATAGTCAAGCCACTATGAACAGCACGTTGTACCAATTCTACAACTGCATCGCGATAAGCATGTGCTGCATCGACTGAGGGATGCTGTACTAAACGATCACCTAAACGCTCTACAACAGCAGTCAAACGCTCCCACTCTTGCTCTTGTTGAACTTGTCCAGATGCTATCAGCTGTTCTTGGAACCCCAATACTCCCTTTTGCCCATTTGCATTCGTCGATGCTACGTAGGCTGAGTCCAGTCCATTTGACCGCTCCATCTTTACTTTCAAGTAAAACGCCCCCGCAACTCATCAAAACTGTTCAAAGCGATCCACTTTCACGATAAAAACAGTTGCGCCACCTACTTGCACAGACACCGGATAAGACACAAAAGATTCAACTTGATTGCCAAGTGGAGTAAGAGGTGTCACTAATTGATCACGAGAACGGCAGCTTTGTTTGATATGTTCAAGTGCCTCTTCTACGCGAGAATCATCTACACCGATCATAAAAGTTGTATTGCCCGCACGCAAAAAGCCCCCTGTAGATGCAAGCTTAGTTGCGCGAATGCCTGCTTTAACAAGTCTTTCTGAGAGACGAACCACGTCTTTATCTTGAACGACCGCAAAGATCAATTGCATGGAGAGCCCTCCACCCGATTTATCAATTGAGATACTAAATGCCACACCTTTTGTTCCACTACAACAGGTGATTCCGTAGCATCAATCCACTGTATGCGAGATGGTTCTTGCTCGTAAATCTTACGCAATCCCTCTCGTACACGAGAAAAAAATTCAATGCCGCGCAATTCAATTCTATCTTTATTAACAGCTCCACTTCGCAAAAGCAATCGCTTTTCTGCAAGTTCTGGAGCCACATCTAAGACGATGGTTAAGTCTGGCGTAATCTCTTGCAACGCTACCTGATTCACCGTCTGCACAAGTTCTGGCGTCACTAAAGAAGATGCTAACCCATACCCCTGATAAACGATACTTGCATCTACAAAACGATCACACACAACCACCTGACCAGATTGTAACGCTGGTATAATCACACGTTGTACATGTTCCGCTCGAGCAGCTGCGTACAGATAGACTTCTGTAATCGGGGTCATCGTTGATTTTGGATCCAATAGTAAGCTACGAATGGCATCCCCTACGGGTGTACCACCAGGTTCTCTTGTGCGAATATGATCAATTCCATCATTCAAAAGACGTGAACAGAGCTGTTCAACTTGCGTTGTTTTTCCTGAACCGTCCATCCCCTCAAAGGTGATAAACAACCCATGCTTTAGGATACCGCCTCGCCTCCCTGCTCTTTCACTACATCTACATAATACCGTATAGACGGCGGATCCTCATCTAAAAGTCCATCGATTCTCTGATTCCAAGCATGAAACTCTAATAAAAGTTGCACAGTCTCCGCTGTAAGTACTTCACCTGGTAACACATATGGAATACCGGGGGGATATGGAATCAAAGATTCCGCTACGATATGCCCAACTGCTTCTTCAAGTGTCCCCTTCACTATATGTGATACCTGTTGTGAAAGATTGTATAAGGCAATAGGACTACCTGCTACTTTTTGTTTGTACTCACCCTGATAGATGGGGACATCTTCGATTGGCGATTCTTTCACCACTTGCAACAGTGCTTCCACTACAAGGTCTATATCTCGCTGTGTCGAAGCATACGTCCATACAAATAACACATGTCGCTCAGTAGCCAATTCTGCATATATACCAAAGCGCTCCCGCAGTAAACTTTCAAGTAAAAACCCTGTCTTGTGTATACGCGTAGCATCCAATACCCACTTAAATGGATCTTGAAATGCAGGCTGTATGGGAGTGACAAGCAGATCTGAAACAGCCAGTGCTACTCGTTCTTTTGCATGCTGTAAAGCAACCATAACAAAAGAGAGTAGTTGTTTCCCTTCAATCGCCATCTGCTGGCGCGCGCTATCCACAGAAGCCAGTAACAAGTAAGAAGGTGAACTTGATTGTAACGTACGAAGCCATTTTCGCACCTGATCCCGATCTACTCTTGGACCATTTACATGTAACAACCCAGACTGCGTAAAAGACGCTAACATTTTATGAGCACTATGAATAATTAAATCTGCACCAACCTGTACTGCTGAAGGAGGGAGATCGGAATGAAACGCTAAATGTGCACCATGCGCTTCATCCACTATCACTACTATATTGTTTTTATGAGCAAGGTCCACAATTGACACTAAATCTGAGGCTGTTCCAAAATAAGTAGGACTCGTCAAAATGAGCACCTTACACGTAGGATAGCGTTGCAAAGCATGTTGAATAGTGGAGAATGCTACAGGACCTGCAAGTCCAGATTCCACTTCGGGGAATACAGGCACAATCTTTGCACCCGCCAACTCTAGACCAGACCATACAGACTGATGAGCATTCCTTGCCACAACAACAAGATCACCAGGTCGTACGGCAGTCAAAATTGCAACTAGATTACCAACTGTACTGCCTCCAACGAGAAAATGAGTCTCCTCTACACCCCAAGCTGCAGCTGCCAATTGCTCTGCTTCTAAGATAGGACCCGTTGGATGATGCAGATCATCGACTCCTTGTAACTCGGTTACATCCAATCGTCCCATATGTCTAGCATATGCACCTATCTCTGAGCCAAGCCCTTGTCCAGCCTTATGACCCGGAACGTGAAGAGATACTCTTTCCAAAGCTTGATGTGCTCGCACAGCTTCCAGTATAGGTATTTTCTTTTGATCAACCATCACAACTCACCTTATGAATACAATTTCGCGATGAAACCGTAGAATCCTTCTGCTACATGTGGAATGTGAGTTACCATTTCACATTATGTCGATCCATTTTGTTCAGGATCCAATGTCATC
The genomic region above belongs to Sulfoacidibacillus ferrooxidans and contains:
- the metG gene encoding methionine--tRNA ligase; this translates as MSEPTFYITTPIYYPNDKLHIGHAYSTTVADTLARYKRLQGYDVFYLTGTDEHGQKIQRKAQDAGKDPQTYIDEIIDWIQALWGRLDISYDDFIRTTEPRHKKIVQKIFARLVEQEDIYLGEYEGWYCTPCESFWTERQLKDGHCPDCGREVELVREPSYFFRMSKYADRLLAYYEAHPEFILPESRKHEMINNFLQPGLEDLCVSRTSFSWGIPVNEDPQHVVYVWLDALTNYITALGYQSDDAAMEERFMRYWPANVHVMAKEIVRFHAIYWPIFLMALDLPLPKQIVAHGWLLMKDGKMSKSKGNVIDPNILIDRYGSDALRYFLLREIPFGQDGVFTTEALMERLNFDLANDLGNLLHRSLSMLGQFCQGVIPSSGPLTALEEEFALLAKETVTQVETALDRYDFSLALTAVWNIVRRGNRYIDETAPWALSKKGETERLSTVLYTVFEALRIISVLLQPFMPKTPQKMWNQMGIEQGEITTWQSAKVFGLLPGGTVAQKGEPIFPRLDVRAEVDMLDQIMTGHKEHISMDEDKVTKDIDVASLQVQEPVGAGKDKDSEETGVVSFIQIDDFTKVDLRVARVVHAEAVPKADKLIKLQLDLGSEQRQVVSGIAKHYSPEQLIGQIVILVSNLLPVKLRGVESNGMILAASAGDKLVLATVSGEISLGAKVK
- the sigK gene encoding RNA polymerase sporulation sigma factor SigK, with product MPEIISLITLCVKETVSLVSYVKNQAFPQPLNEQDEKECLLQLQQGNEAAYNRLIEHNLRLVAYIAKKFRDSGVDEDDMISLGTIGLIKAVKSFRQDAGTKFATYAARCIENEMLMHLRSRKKSSRDISMDESIGTDKEGNDLTLRDVLGSDSDELEQFVGERLEEERLRSFLPILDVRERKVVCLRYGLIDGVEWTQNQIAEQMGISRSYVSRIEARALTKLQHALHPRPKRVPQSMRTTRPAPR
- a CDS encoding AbrB/MazE/SpoVT family DNA-binding domain-containing protein encodes the protein MMKSTGIVRKVDELGRVVIPIELRRTLSIGEKDALEIYVDGDRIVLKKYEPACIFCGQADQIVHFKGKNICPSCIAEMGQQQ
- the rsmI gene encoding 16S rRNA (cytidine(1402)-2'-O)-methyltransferase encodes the protein MSKEQAVLPGTLYVVPTPIGNLEDMTFRALRILQEVDFIAAEDTRHSRKLLTHFDIHPKRLFSYHEHNIRTSGDTVIDLLQSGLSGALISDAGMPAVSDPGYDLIAQLIEADLPFVVLPGPSAVITALVGSGLSTGRFSFHGFLPRDHKDRLEIILKLRGRTETFIFYEAPHRIDKLLADLYEGLGDCPVVIAKELTKRNERYVRGRLSEYEHLLPQEIKRGEMVVLVEADPQWSHQVPLNDEFIDKKLSLTIPDHVEELVAKGMTRKEAMREVAKARSISRRDVYQILLNHK
- a CDS encoding initiation-control protein YabA, which codes for MIDKQAMLRQIEQLQDRIGEFYQELGELKLLINDLMEENGQLALENVNLRERAHLYAEEKSPVHGEAARYLGQLYEDGFHICNVNYGSLRKGECLFCLQSLQRV
- a CDS encoding YaaR family protein — encoded protein: MKVKMERSNGLDSAYVASTNANGQKGVLGFQEQLIASGQVQQEQEWERLTAVVERLGDRLVQHPSVDAAHAYRDAVVELVQRAVHSGLTIHEAKTRGRQGKQKVFLQVEQINQQLIELMEQVLHQQQGSIDLLKIVGEIKGLLISLHL
- a CDS encoding cyclic-di-AMP receptor, which gives rise to MQLIFAVVQDKDVVRLSERLVKAGIRATKLASTGGFLRAGNTTFMIGVDDSRVEEALEHIKQSCRSRDQLVTPLTPLGNQVESFVSYPVSVQVGGATVFIVKVDRFEQF
- the tmk gene encoding dTMP kinase, whose protein sequence is MFITFEGMDGSGKTTQVEQLCSRLLNDGIDHIRTREPGGTPVGDAIRSLLLDPKSTMTPITEVYLYAAARAEHVQRVIIPALQSGQVVVCDRFVDASIVYQGYGLASSLVTPELVQTVNQVALQEITPDLTIVLDVAPELAEKRLLLRSGAVNKDRIELRGIEFFSRVREGLRKIYEQEPSRIQWIDATESPVVVEQKVWHLVSQLINRVEGSPCN
- a CDS encoding aminotransferase class I/II-fold pyridoxal phosphate-dependent enzyme; translated protein: MVDQKKIPILEAVRAHQALERVSLHVPGHKAGQGLGSEIGAYARHMGRLDVTELQGVDDLHHPTGPILEAEQLAAAAWGVEETHFLVGGSTVGNLVAILTAVRPGDLVVVARNAHQSVWSGLELAGAKIVPVFPEVESGLAGPVAFSTIQHALQRYPTCKVLILTSPTYFGTASDLVSIVDLAHKNNIVVIVDEAHGAHLAFHSDLPPSAVQVGADLIIHSAHKMLASFTQSGLLHVNGPRVDRDQVRKWLRTLQSSSPSYLLLASVDSARQQMAIEGKQLLSFVMVALQHAKERVALAVSDLLVTPIQPAFQDPFKWVLDATRIHKTGFLLESLLRERFGIYAELATERHVLFVWTYASTQRDIDLVVEALLQVVKESPIEDVPIYQGEYKQKVAGSPIALYNLSQQVSHIVKGTLEEAVGHIVAESLIPYPPGIPYVLPGEVLTAETVQLLLEFHAWNQRIDGLLDEDPPSIRYYVDVVKEQGGEAVS